Proteins encoded in a region of the Ranitomeya imitator isolate aRanImi1 chromosome 9, aRanImi1.pri, whole genome shotgun sequence genome:
- the ATG13 gene encoding autophagy-related protein 13 isoform X7: MDSDLSPQDRKDLDKFVKFFALKAVQVIVQARLGDKICTRSSSSPTGSDWFNLAIKDIPEVTQEAKKALSGQLPAVGRSMCVEISLKTSEGDSMELEVWCLEMNEKCDRDIKVSYTVYNRLSLLLKSLLAVTRVTPAYRLSRKQGHEYVILYRIYFGDVQLLGLKEGFQAVRVGTVGTPIGTLTLTCAYRTNLAFMSTRQYERTQPIMGIIIDHFVDRPFPSTSHMHPCNYRATEEPGAVNPSVEDSQDVCATSFSTSPPSQLYSSRLSYQPAVLGAGSSDLGYPVALAAGVSATLPHQMMVPGKDGGLPNITAHPAHGTQADHDRAPLTSPSHATGTTSSSEEADIPSGSSTAGRSASPNKSPHILFTRKVGAFVDKPSPQVTYASTDIPFAVFAPRQTDAEDTDPMVICPETPVEVSPDARSLQSSCSSNDVPQDDFVMVDFRPAFSKDDLPMDVGTFYREFQNPPQLSSLSIDIAVQSMAEDLDSLPEKLAMHEKNMEEFDAFVDSLQ, translated from the exons ATGGATTCCGACCTCAGCCCTCAGGACCGGAAGGACTTGGACAAGTTTGTCAAATTCTTTGCATTAAAG GCAGTGCAGGTCATCGTACAAGCCCGGCTCGGAGATAAGATTTGCACTCGTTCGTCTTCCTCTCCAACAGGTTCAGACTGG TTTAATTTGGCGATAAAAGACATCCCCGAGGTGACGCAAGAAGCCAAGAAAGCGCTTTCTGGACAGCTGCCAGCCGTGGGGCGCTCCATGTGTGTGGAGATCTCCCTGAAGACCTCCGAG GGAGACTCCATGGAGCTGGAAGTCTGGTGTCTGGAAATGAACGAAAA GTGTGACCGGGATATCAAAGTCTCCTATACTGTATATAATCGGCTGTCATTACTGCTGAAGTCATTACTTGCCGTCACTCGGGTCACCCCCGCTTACAGGTTGTCCAGGAAGCAAGGACATGAATATGTCATTCTCTACAG GATTTATTTTGGAGACGTCCAGCTCTTAGGACTTAAAGAAG GGTTTCAGGCAGTACGTGTCGGCACGGTGGGGACGCCCATAGGGACGCTGACTTTGACTTGTGCTTACAGAACTAATCTGGCCTTCATGTCCACTCG GCAGTATGAAAGGACCCAGCCCATCATGGGGATTATTATTGATCATTTTGTTGACCGACCTTTCCCCAGCACATCACACATGCATCCCTGCAACTACAG GGCAACGGAGGAGCCAGGAGCTGTAAACCCATCTGTGGAGGATTCACAGGATGTCTGTGCCACGTCCTTCTCTACGTCCCCTCCGTCACAA CTGTACAGCTCTCGCCTTTCTTACCAGCCAGCTGTCCTTGGAGCTGGATCCTCGGACCTGGGCTACCCTGTGGCCTTGGCGGCTGGAGTGAGTGCTACCCTCCCTCATCAG ATGATGGTGCCTGGAAAGGACGGGGGATTGCCCAATATTACGGCCCACCCTGCACACGGCACCCAAGCAGATCATGACCGAGCGCCTCTGACCTCGCCATCACACGCAACTGGCACCACCTCCAGCAG TGAGGAAGCCGACATCCCATCCGGCAGCAGCACCGCAGGGAGGAGCGCCTCCCCAAATAAGTCTCCACATATCCTATTCACACGCAAAGTTGGGGCCTTTGTGGACAAACCTTCCCCTCAG GTCACGTACGCCAGTACAGATATACCATTTGCTGTGTTTGCACCCAGACAGACTGATGCAGAGGACACCGACCCCATG GTGATCTGTCCTGAGACGCCGGTGGAGGTGTCGCCAGATGCCCGCAGCCTGCAGAGCTCCTGCTCCAGCAATGACGTGCCCCAGGATGATTTTGTTATGGTGGACTTT CGGCCGGCCTTTTCTAAAGATGATCTTCCAATGGACGTGGGGACCTTCTACCGGGAGTTTCAGAACCCCCCTCAGCTGAGCAGCCTTTCTATCGACATTGCTGTCCAGTCCATGGCTGAAGACTTG GATTCACTGCCAGAAAAGTTGGCCATGCATGAAAAAAACATGGAGGAATTTGATGCCTTCGTTGATTCCCTGCAGTAA
- the ATG13 gene encoding autophagy-related protein 13 isoform X12, translated as MDSDLSPQDRKDLDKFVKFFALKAVQVIVQARLGDKICTRSSSSPTGSDWFNLAIKDIPEVTQEAKKALSGQLPAVGRSMCVEISLKTSEGDSMELEVWCLEMNEKCDRDIKVSYTVYNRLSLLLKSLLAVTRVTPAYRLSRKQGHEYVILYRIYFGDVQLLGLKEGFQAVRVGTVGTPIGTLTLTCAYRTNLAFMSTRQYERTQPIMGIIIDHFVDRPFPSTSHMHPCNYRATEEPGAVNPSVEDSQDVCATSFSTSPPSQMMVPGKDGGLPNITAHPAHGTQADHDRAPLTSPSHATGTTSSSEEADIPSGSSTAGRSASPNKSPHILFTRKVGAFVDKPSPQVTYASTDIPFAVFAPRQTDAEDTDPMVICPETPVEVSPDARSLQSSCSSNDVPQDDFVMVDFRPAFSKDDLPMDVGTFYREFQNPPQLSSLSIDIAVQSMAEDLGRPHQQLITTDAQDSLPEKLAMHEKNMEEFDAFVDSLQ; from the exons ATGGATTCCGACCTCAGCCCTCAGGACCGGAAGGACTTGGACAAGTTTGTCAAATTCTTTGCATTAAAG GCAGTGCAGGTCATCGTACAAGCCCGGCTCGGAGATAAGATTTGCACTCGTTCGTCTTCCTCTCCAACAGGTTCAGACTGG TTTAATTTGGCGATAAAAGACATCCCCGAGGTGACGCAAGAAGCCAAGAAAGCGCTTTCTGGACAGCTGCCAGCCGTGGGGCGCTCCATGTGTGTGGAGATCTCCCTGAAGACCTCCGAG GGAGACTCCATGGAGCTGGAAGTCTGGTGTCTGGAAATGAACGAAAA GTGTGACCGGGATATCAAAGTCTCCTATACTGTATATAATCGGCTGTCATTACTGCTGAAGTCATTACTTGCCGTCACTCGGGTCACCCCCGCTTACAGGTTGTCCAGGAAGCAAGGACATGAATATGTCATTCTCTACAG GATTTATTTTGGAGACGTCCAGCTCTTAGGACTTAAAGAAG GGTTTCAGGCAGTACGTGTCGGCACGGTGGGGACGCCCATAGGGACGCTGACTTTGACTTGTGCTTACAGAACTAATCTGGCCTTCATGTCCACTCG GCAGTATGAAAGGACCCAGCCCATCATGGGGATTATTATTGATCATTTTGTTGACCGACCTTTCCCCAGCACATCACACATGCATCCCTGCAACTACAG GGCAACGGAGGAGCCAGGAGCTGTAAACCCATCTGTGGAGGATTCACAGGATGTCTGTGCCACGTCCTTCTCTACGTCCCCTCCGTCACAA ATGATGGTGCCTGGAAAGGACGGGGGATTGCCCAATATTACGGCCCACCCTGCACACGGCACCCAAGCAGATCATGACCGAGCGCCTCTGACCTCGCCATCACACGCAACTGGCACCACCTCCAGCAG TGAGGAAGCCGACATCCCATCCGGCAGCAGCACCGCAGGGAGGAGCGCCTCCCCAAATAAGTCTCCACATATCCTATTCACACGCAAAGTTGGGGCCTTTGTGGACAAACCTTCCCCTCAG GTCACGTACGCCAGTACAGATATACCATTTGCTGTGTTTGCACCCAGACAGACTGATGCAGAGGACACCGACCCCATG GTGATCTGTCCTGAGACGCCGGTGGAGGTGTCGCCAGATGCCCGCAGCCTGCAGAGCTCCTGCTCCAGCAATGACGTGCCCCAGGATGATTTTGTTATGGTGGACTTT CGGCCGGCCTTTTCTAAAGATGATCTTCCAATGGACGTGGGGACCTTCTACCGGGAGTTTCAGAACCCCCCTCAGCTGAGCAGCCTTTCTATCGACATTGCTGTCCAGTCCATGGCTGAAGACTTG GGCAGACCTCACCAGCAACTGATCACAACCGATGCACAA GATTCACTGCCAGAAAAGTTGGCCATGCATGAAAAAAACATGGAGGAATTTGATGCCTTCGTTGATTCCCTGCAGTAA
- the ATG13 gene encoding autophagy-related protein 13 isoform X9, which yields MDSDLSPQDRKDLDKFVKFFALKAVQVIVQARLGDKICTRSSSSPTGSDWFNLAIKDIPEVTQEAKKALSGQLPAVGRSMCVEISLKTSEGDSMELEVWCLEMNEKCDRDIKVSYTVYNRLSLLLKSLLAVTRVTPAYRLSRKQGHEYVILYRIYFGDVQLLGLKEGFQAVRVGTVGTPIGTLTLTCAYRTNLAFMSTRATEEPGAVNPSVEDSQDVCATSFSTSPPSQLYSSRLSYQPAVLGAGSSDLGYPVALAAGVSATLPHQMMVPGKDGGLPNITAHPAHGTQADHDRAPLTSPSHATGTTSSSEEADIPSGSSTAGRSASPNKSPHILFTRKVGAFVDKPSPQVTYASTDIPFAVFAPRQTDAEDTDPMVFPLQVICPETPVEVSPDARSLQSSCSSNDVPQDDFVMVDFRPAFSKDDLPMDVGTFYREFQNPPQLSSLSIDIAVQSMAEDLGRPHQQLITTDAQDSLPEKLAMHEKNMEEFDAFVDSLQ from the exons ATGGATTCCGACCTCAGCCCTCAGGACCGGAAGGACTTGGACAAGTTTGTCAAATTCTTTGCATTAAAG GCAGTGCAGGTCATCGTACAAGCCCGGCTCGGAGATAAGATTTGCACTCGTTCGTCTTCCTCTCCAACAGGTTCAGACTGG TTTAATTTGGCGATAAAAGACATCCCCGAGGTGACGCAAGAAGCCAAGAAAGCGCTTTCTGGACAGCTGCCAGCCGTGGGGCGCTCCATGTGTGTGGAGATCTCCCTGAAGACCTCCGAG GGAGACTCCATGGAGCTGGAAGTCTGGTGTCTGGAAATGAACGAAAA GTGTGACCGGGATATCAAAGTCTCCTATACTGTATATAATCGGCTGTCATTACTGCTGAAGTCATTACTTGCCGTCACTCGGGTCACCCCCGCTTACAGGTTGTCCAGGAAGCAAGGACATGAATATGTCATTCTCTACAG GATTTATTTTGGAGACGTCCAGCTCTTAGGACTTAAAGAAG GGTTTCAGGCAGTACGTGTCGGCACGGTGGGGACGCCCATAGGGACGCTGACTTTGACTTGTGCTTACAGAACTAATCTGGCCTTCATGTCCACTCG GGCAACGGAGGAGCCAGGAGCTGTAAACCCATCTGTGGAGGATTCACAGGATGTCTGTGCCACGTCCTTCTCTACGTCCCCTCCGTCACAA CTGTACAGCTCTCGCCTTTCTTACCAGCCAGCTGTCCTTGGAGCTGGATCCTCGGACCTGGGCTACCCTGTGGCCTTGGCGGCTGGAGTGAGTGCTACCCTCCCTCATCAG ATGATGGTGCCTGGAAAGGACGGGGGATTGCCCAATATTACGGCCCACCCTGCACACGGCACCCAAGCAGATCATGACCGAGCGCCTCTGACCTCGCCATCACACGCAACTGGCACCACCTCCAGCAG TGAGGAAGCCGACATCCCATCCGGCAGCAGCACCGCAGGGAGGAGCGCCTCCCCAAATAAGTCTCCACATATCCTATTCACACGCAAAGTTGGGGCCTTTGTGGACAAACCTTCCCCTCAG GTCACGTACGCCAGTACAGATATACCATTTGCTGTGTTTGCACCCAGACAGACTGATGCAGAGGACACCGACCCCATG GTGTTTCCGTTGCAGGTGATCTGTCCTGAGACGCCGGTGGAGGTGTCGCCAGATGCCCGCAGCCTGCAGAGCTCCTGCTCCAGCAATGACGTGCCCCAGGATGATTTTGTTATGGTGGACTTT CGGCCGGCCTTTTCTAAAGATGATCTTCCAATGGACGTGGGGACCTTCTACCGGGAGTTTCAGAACCCCCCTCAGCTGAGCAGCCTTTCTATCGACATTGCTGTCCAGTCCATGGCTGAAGACTTG GGCAGACCTCACCAGCAACTGATCACAACCGATGCACAA GATTCACTGCCAGAAAAGTTGGCCATGCATGAAAAAAACATGGAGGAATTTGATGCCTTCGTTGATTCCCTGCAGTAA
- the ATG13 gene encoding autophagy-related protein 13 isoform X14, with protein MDSDLSPQDRKDLDKFVKFFALKAVQVIVQARLGDKICTRSSSSPTGSDWFNLAIKDIPEVTQEAKKALSGQLPAVGRSMCVEISLKTSEGDSMELEVWCLEMNEKCDRDIKVSYTVYNRLSLLLKSLLAVTRVTPAYRLSRKQGHEYVILYRIYFGDVQLLGLKEGFQAVRVGTVGTPIGTLTLTCAYRTNLAFMSTRATEEPGAVNPSVEDSQDVCATSFSTSPPSQMMVPGKDGGLPNITAHPAHGTQADHDRAPLTSPSHATGTTSSSEEADIPSGSSTAGRSASPNKSPHILFTRKVGAFVDKPSPQVTYASTDIPFAVFAPRQTDAEDTDPMVFPLQVICPETPVEVSPDARSLQSSCSSNDVPQDDFVMVDFRPAFSKDDLPMDVGTFYREFQNPPQLSSLSIDIAVQSMAEDLGRPHQQLITTDAQDSLPEKLAMHEKNMEEFDAFVDSLQ; from the exons ATGGATTCCGACCTCAGCCCTCAGGACCGGAAGGACTTGGACAAGTTTGTCAAATTCTTTGCATTAAAG GCAGTGCAGGTCATCGTACAAGCCCGGCTCGGAGATAAGATTTGCACTCGTTCGTCTTCCTCTCCAACAGGTTCAGACTGG TTTAATTTGGCGATAAAAGACATCCCCGAGGTGACGCAAGAAGCCAAGAAAGCGCTTTCTGGACAGCTGCCAGCCGTGGGGCGCTCCATGTGTGTGGAGATCTCCCTGAAGACCTCCGAG GGAGACTCCATGGAGCTGGAAGTCTGGTGTCTGGAAATGAACGAAAA GTGTGACCGGGATATCAAAGTCTCCTATACTGTATATAATCGGCTGTCATTACTGCTGAAGTCATTACTTGCCGTCACTCGGGTCACCCCCGCTTACAGGTTGTCCAGGAAGCAAGGACATGAATATGTCATTCTCTACAG GATTTATTTTGGAGACGTCCAGCTCTTAGGACTTAAAGAAG GGTTTCAGGCAGTACGTGTCGGCACGGTGGGGACGCCCATAGGGACGCTGACTTTGACTTGTGCTTACAGAACTAATCTGGCCTTCATGTCCACTCG GGCAACGGAGGAGCCAGGAGCTGTAAACCCATCTGTGGAGGATTCACAGGATGTCTGTGCCACGTCCTTCTCTACGTCCCCTCCGTCACAA ATGATGGTGCCTGGAAAGGACGGGGGATTGCCCAATATTACGGCCCACCCTGCACACGGCACCCAAGCAGATCATGACCGAGCGCCTCTGACCTCGCCATCACACGCAACTGGCACCACCTCCAGCAG TGAGGAAGCCGACATCCCATCCGGCAGCAGCACCGCAGGGAGGAGCGCCTCCCCAAATAAGTCTCCACATATCCTATTCACACGCAAAGTTGGGGCCTTTGTGGACAAACCTTCCCCTCAG GTCACGTACGCCAGTACAGATATACCATTTGCTGTGTTTGCACCCAGACAGACTGATGCAGAGGACACCGACCCCATG GTGTTTCCGTTGCAGGTGATCTGTCCTGAGACGCCGGTGGAGGTGTCGCCAGATGCCCGCAGCCTGCAGAGCTCCTGCTCCAGCAATGACGTGCCCCAGGATGATTTTGTTATGGTGGACTTT CGGCCGGCCTTTTCTAAAGATGATCTTCCAATGGACGTGGGGACCTTCTACCGGGAGTTTCAGAACCCCCCTCAGCTGAGCAGCCTTTCTATCGACATTGCTGTCCAGTCCATGGCTGAAGACTTG GGCAGACCTCACCAGCAACTGATCACAACCGATGCACAA GATTCACTGCCAGAAAAGTTGGCCATGCATGAAAAAAACATGGAGGAATTTGATGCCTTCGTTGATTCCCTGCAGTAA
- the ATG13 gene encoding autophagy-related protein 13 isoform X15 produces MDSDLSPQDRKDLDKFVKFFALKAVQVIVQARLGDKICTRSSSSPTGSDWFNLAIKDIPEVTQEAKKALSGQLPAVGRSMCVEISLKTSEGDSMELEVWCLEMNEKCDRDIKVSYTVYNRLSLLLKSLLAVTRVTPAYRLSRKQGHEYVILYRIYFGDVQLLGLKEGFQAVRVGTVGTPIGTLTLTCAYRTNLAFMSTRQYERTQPIMGIIIDHFVDRPFPSTSHMHPCNYRATEEPGAVNPSVEDSQDVCATSFSTSPPSQCVFTLSKAQCQTATPVVTDSHRVLTVGLTFPHQLYSSRLSYQPAVLGAGSSDLGYPVALAAGVSATLPHQMMVPGKDGGLPNITAHPAHGTQADHDRAPLTSPSHATGTTSSSEEADIPSGSSTAGRSASPNKSPHILFTRKVGAFVDKPSPQVTYASTDIPFAVFAPRQTDAEDTDPMVFPLQVICPETPVEVSPDARSLQSSCSSNDVPQDDFVMVDFRPAFSKDDLPMDVGTFYREFQNPPQLSSLSIDIAVQSMAEDLGRPHQQLITTDAQDSLPEKLAMHEKNMEEFDAFVDSLQ; encoded by the exons ATGGATTCCGACCTCAGCCCTCAGGACCGGAAGGACTTGGACAAGTTTGTCAAATTCTTTGCATTAAAG GCAGTGCAGGTCATCGTACAAGCCCGGCTCGGAGATAAGATTTGCACTCGTTCGTCTTCCTCTCCAACAGGTTCAGACTGG TTTAATTTGGCGATAAAAGACATCCCCGAGGTGACGCAAGAAGCCAAGAAAGCGCTTTCTGGACAGCTGCCAGCCGTGGGGCGCTCCATGTGTGTGGAGATCTCCCTGAAGACCTCCGAG GGAGACTCCATGGAGCTGGAAGTCTGGTGTCTGGAAATGAACGAAAA GTGTGACCGGGATATCAAAGTCTCCTATACTGTATATAATCGGCTGTCATTACTGCTGAAGTCATTACTTGCCGTCACTCGGGTCACCCCCGCTTACAGGTTGTCCAGGAAGCAAGGACATGAATATGTCATTCTCTACAG GATTTATTTTGGAGACGTCCAGCTCTTAGGACTTAAAGAAG GGTTTCAGGCAGTACGTGTCGGCACGGTGGGGACGCCCATAGGGACGCTGACTTTGACTTGTGCTTACAGAACTAATCTGGCCTTCATGTCCACTCG GCAGTATGAAAGGACCCAGCCCATCATGGGGATTATTATTGATCATTTTGTTGACCGACCTTTCCCCAGCACATCACACATGCATCCCTGCAACTACAG GGCAACGGAGGAGCCAGGAGCTGTAAACCCATCTGTGGAGGATTCACAGGATGTCTGTGCCACGTCCTTCTCTACGTCCCCTCCGTCACAA TGTGTGTTCACTCTCAGTAAGGCACAGTGTCAGACAGCCACTCCGGTGGTTACGGACTCCCACAGGGTCCTGACGGTGGGACTGACCTTCCCTCACCAA CTGTACAGCTCTCGCCTTTCTTACCAGCCAGCTGTCCTTGGAGCTGGATCCTCGGACCTGGGCTACCCTGTGGCCTTGGCGGCTGGAGTGAGTGCTACCCTCCCTCATCAG ATGATGGTGCCTGGAAAGGACGGGGGATTGCCCAATATTACGGCCCACCCTGCACACGGCACCCAAGCAGATCATGACCGAGCGCCTCTGACCTCGCCATCACACGCAACTGGCACCACCTCCAGCAG TGAGGAAGCCGACATCCCATCCGGCAGCAGCACCGCAGGGAGGAGCGCCTCCCCAAATAAGTCTCCACATATCCTATTCACACGCAAAGTTGGGGCCTTTGTGGACAAACCTTCCCCTCAG GTCACGTACGCCAGTACAGATATACCATTTGCTGTGTTTGCACCCAGACAGACTGATGCAGAGGACACCGACCCCATG GTGTTTCCGTTGCAGGTGATCTGTCCTGAGACGCCGGTGGAGGTGTCGCCAGATGCCCGCAGCCTGCAGAGCTCCTGCTCCAGCAATGACGTGCCCCAGGATGATTTTGTTATGGTGGACTTT CGGCCGGCCTTTTCTAAAGATGATCTTCCAATGGACGTGGGGACCTTCTACCGGGAGTTTCAGAACCCCCCTCAGCTGAGCAGCCTTTCTATCGACATTGCTGTCCAGTCCATGGCTGAAGACTTG GGCAGACCTCACCAGCAACTGATCACAACCGATGCACAA GATTCACTGCCAGAAAAGTTGGCCATGCATGAAAAAAACATGGAGGAATTTGATGCCTTCGTTGATTCCCTGCAGTAA
- the ATG13 gene encoding autophagy-related protein 13 isoform X11: MDSDLSPQDRKDLDKFVKFFALKAVQVIVQARLGDKICTRSSSSPTGSDWFNLAIKDIPEVTQEAKKALSGQLPAVGRSMCVEISLKTSEGDSMELEVWCLEMNEKCDRDIKVSYTVYNRLSLLLKSLLAVTRVTPAYRLSRKQGHEYVILYRIYFGDVQLLGLKEGFQAVRVGTVGTPIGTLTLTCAYRTNLAFMSTRATEEPGAVNPSVEDSQDVCATSFSTSPPSQLYSSRLSYQPAVLGAGSSDLGYPVALAAGVSATLPHQMMVPGKDGGLPNITAHPAHGTQADHDRAPLTSPSHATGTTSSSEEADIPSGSSTAGRSASPNKSPHILFTRKVGAFVDKPSPQVTYASTDIPFAVFAPRQTDAEDTDPMVICPETPVEVSPDARSLQSSCSSNDVPQDDFVMVDFRPAFSKDDLPMDVGTFYREFQNPPQLSSLSIDIAVQSMAEDLGRPHQQLITTDAQDSLPEKLAMHEKNMEEFDAFVDSLQ, translated from the exons ATGGATTCCGACCTCAGCCCTCAGGACCGGAAGGACTTGGACAAGTTTGTCAAATTCTTTGCATTAAAG GCAGTGCAGGTCATCGTACAAGCCCGGCTCGGAGATAAGATTTGCACTCGTTCGTCTTCCTCTCCAACAGGTTCAGACTGG TTTAATTTGGCGATAAAAGACATCCCCGAGGTGACGCAAGAAGCCAAGAAAGCGCTTTCTGGACAGCTGCCAGCCGTGGGGCGCTCCATGTGTGTGGAGATCTCCCTGAAGACCTCCGAG GGAGACTCCATGGAGCTGGAAGTCTGGTGTCTGGAAATGAACGAAAA GTGTGACCGGGATATCAAAGTCTCCTATACTGTATATAATCGGCTGTCATTACTGCTGAAGTCATTACTTGCCGTCACTCGGGTCACCCCCGCTTACAGGTTGTCCAGGAAGCAAGGACATGAATATGTCATTCTCTACAG GATTTATTTTGGAGACGTCCAGCTCTTAGGACTTAAAGAAG GGTTTCAGGCAGTACGTGTCGGCACGGTGGGGACGCCCATAGGGACGCTGACTTTGACTTGTGCTTACAGAACTAATCTGGCCTTCATGTCCACTCG GGCAACGGAGGAGCCAGGAGCTGTAAACCCATCTGTGGAGGATTCACAGGATGTCTGTGCCACGTCCTTCTCTACGTCCCCTCCGTCACAA CTGTACAGCTCTCGCCTTTCTTACCAGCCAGCTGTCCTTGGAGCTGGATCCTCGGACCTGGGCTACCCTGTGGCCTTGGCGGCTGGAGTGAGTGCTACCCTCCCTCATCAG ATGATGGTGCCTGGAAAGGACGGGGGATTGCCCAATATTACGGCCCACCCTGCACACGGCACCCAAGCAGATCATGACCGAGCGCCTCTGACCTCGCCATCACACGCAACTGGCACCACCTCCAGCAG TGAGGAAGCCGACATCCCATCCGGCAGCAGCACCGCAGGGAGGAGCGCCTCCCCAAATAAGTCTCCACATATCCTATTCACACGCAAAGTTGGGGCCTTTGTGGACAAACCTTCCCCTCAG GTCACGTACGCCAGTACAGATATACCATTTGCTGTGTTTGCACCCAGACAGACTGATGCAGAGGACACCGACCCCATG GTGATCTGTCCTGAGACGCCGGTGGAGGTGTCGCCAGATGCCCGCAGCCTGCAGAGCTCCTGCTCCAGCAATGACGTGCCCCAGGATGATTTTGTTATGGTGGACTTT CGGCCGGCCTTTTCTAAAGATGATCTTCCAATGGACGTGGGGACCTTCTACCGGGAGTTTCAGAACCCCCCTCAGCTGAGCAGCCTTTCTATCGACATTGCTGTCCAGTCCATGGCTGAAGACTTG GGCAGACCTCACCAGCAACTGATCACAACCGATGCACAA GATTCACTGCCAGAAAAGTTGGCCATGCATGAAAAAAACATGGAGGAATTTGATGCCTTCGTTGATTCCCTGCAGTAA
- the ATG13 gene encoding autophagy-related protein 13 isoform X3, which yields MDSDLSPQDRKDLDKFVKFFALKAVQVIVQARLGDKICTRSSSSPTGSDWFNLAIKDIPEVTQEAKKALSGQLPAVGRSMCVEISLKTSEGDSMELEVWCLEMNEKCDRDIKVSYTVYNRLSLLLKSLLAVTRVTPAYRLSRKQGHEYVILYRIYFGDVQLLGLKEGFQAVRVGTVGTPIGTLTLTCAYRTNLAFMSTRQYERTQPIMGIIIDHFVDRPFPSTSHMHPCNYRATEEPGAVNPSVEDSQDVCATSFSTSPPSQCVFTLSKAQCQTATPVVTDSHRVLTVGLTFPHQLYSSRLSYQPAVLGAGSSDLGYPVALAAGVSATLPHQMMVPGKDGGLPNITAHPAHGTQADHDRAPLTSPSHATGTTSSSEEADIPSGSSTAGRSASPNKSPHILFTRKVGAFVDKPSPQVTYASTDIPFAVFAPRQTDAEDTDPMVICPETPVEVSPDARSLQSSCSSNDVPQDDFVMVDFRPAFSKDDLPMDVGTFYREFQNPPQLSSLSIDIAVQSMAEDLDSLPEKLAMHEKNMEEFDAFVDSLQ from the exons ATGGATTCCGACCTCAGCCCTCAGGACCGGAAGGACTTGGACAAGTTTGTCAAATTCTTTGCATTAAAG GCAGTGCAGGTCATCGTACAAGCCCGGCTCGGAGATAAGATTTGCACTCGTTCGTCTTCCTCTCCAACAGGTTCAGACTGG TTTAATTTGGCGATAAAAGACATCCCCGAGGTGACGCAAGAAGCCAAGAAAGCGCTTTCTGGACAGCTGCCAGCCGTGGGGCGCTCCATGTGTGTGGAGATCTCCCTGAAGACCTCCGAG GGAGACTCCATGGAGCTGGAAGTCTGGTGTCTGGAAATGAACGAAAA GTGTGACCGGGATATCAAAGTCTCCTATACTGTATATAATCGGCTGTCATTACTGCTGAAGTCATTACTTGCCGTCACTCGGGTCACCCCCGCTTACAGGTTGTCCAGGAAGCAAGGACATGAATATGTCATTCTCTACAG GATTTATTTTGGAGACGTCCAGCTCTTAGGACTTAAAGAAG GGTTTCAGGCAGTACGTGTCGGCACGGTGGGGACGCCCATAGGGACGCTGACTTTGACTTGTGCTTACAGAACTAATCTGGCCTTCATGTCCACTCG GCAGTATGAAAGGACCCAGCCCATCATGGGGATTATTATTGATCATTTTGTTGACCGACCTTTCCCCAGCACATCACACATGCATCCCTGCAACTACAG GGCAACGGAGGAGCCAGGAGCTGTAAACCCATCTGTGGAGGATTCACAGGATGTCTGTGCCACGTCCTTCTCTACGTCCCCTCCGTCACAA TGTGTGTTCACTCTCAGTAAGGCACAGTGTCAGACAGCCACTCCGGTGGTTACGGACTCCCACAGGGTCCTGACGGTGGGACTGACCTTCCCTCACCAA CTGTACAGCTCTCGCCTTTCTTACCAGCCAGCTGTCCTTGGAGCTGGATCCTCGGACCTGGGCTACCCTGTGGCCTTGGCGGCTGGAGTGAGTGCTACCCTCCCTCATCAG ATGATGGTGCCTGGAAAGGACGGGGGATTGCCCAATATTACGGCCCACCCTGCACACGGCACCCAAGCAGATCATGACCGAGCGCCTCTGACCTCGCCATCACACGCAACTGGCACCACCTCCAGCAG TGAGGAAGCCGACATCCCATCCGGCAGCAGCACCGCAGGGAGGAGCGCCTCCCCAAATAAGTCTCCACATATCCTATTCACACGCAAAGTTGGGGCCTTTGTGGACAAACCTTCCCCTCAG GTCACGTACGCCAGTACAGATATACCATTTGCTGTGTTTGCACCCAGACAGACTGATGCAGAGGACACCGACCCCATG GTGATCTGTCCTGAGACGCCGGTGGAGGTGTCGCCAGATGCCCGCAGCCTGCAGAGCTCCTGCTCCAGCAATGACGTGCCCCAGGATGATTTTGTTATGGTGGACTTT CGGCCGGCCTTTTCTAAAGATGATCTTCCAATGGACGTGGGGACCTTCTACCGGGAGTTTCAGAACCCCCCTCAGCTGAGCAGCCTTTCTATCGACATTGCTGTCCAGTCCATGGCTGAAGACTTG GATTCACTGCCAGAAAAGTTGGCCATGCATGAAAAAAACATGGAGGAATTTGATGCCTTCGTTGATTCCCTGCAGTAA